Within Telopea speciosissima isolate NSW1024214 ecotype Mountain lineage chromosome 8, Tspe_v1, whole genome shotgun sequence, the genomic segment CTATTGCAACAGGTACACAGATAAGAGCGATATCTTCAGTTTTGGGGTCATATTGGGGGTTCTGCTAACTGGGAGAGATCCTTTGGATCCATTATTTGGGGAAGCAGTTGGTGGAGGAAGTTTGGGGCGGTGGCTCCGCCATTTGCAGCAAGCAGGTGAGGCACAAGAAGCATTGGATAAGAGCATTCtcggggaagaaggagaagaggatgAGATGCTAATGGCTGTGAGGATTGCTGTCGTGTGCCTATCAGATTTGCCGGCTGACCGGCCTTCAAGTGACGAGCTTGTTCCCATGCTCACCCAGCTGCACAGCTTTTGAAAGAAATGCAtataaattggattttttttttttttttaaattagtgGTTTCTTTTAAAccattttggggtttggaaaagaaattgtaatcttacttttttgtaCCCTTTTAGAATGTCACACTTATTTCAATTAGGGTaaaatcatgtcatttcacatatgtatTCAAAAAAGTATGCAAGACAATGAGAATGATATGAAGGTaattcactttcaaattattttgaaaaatcatttttacccttgttttgaaGAACTTCTAGGAATATGAcaagggcaatcaaaagaagattaatTTCTTCAATCAGTACTTTGGTTACAACAAAGTGCACCCTTCAAGTTTTGGCATATCACCAGCAGTAAAGATATTAGGCCATTACTCATGCCAAATTCAAAGGGAGTTTAGATGTTTGCACCTTGAGCAATGATAGAAGTTGAAATTTGTTGGGCAAGTAGTCCTTAGCTCTTCTACTCGTAGGTTAATAAGCTTAAGTCCAAATAGAGTTTGGACTTAAGCTTTATGAAGCATTAAAATTCTGTACTACTAAACGGTGTGCATATTACTGAGCATATACATGGAAAAACAATGGGAAGGTTTCATTACATGTGATGAGAGGGTAAATTATTTTAAGGGCAACAGAATGCTATATGGGCTTCTAGAGCTTGCATGTGCGTGCTGGTCAATGGGAGTGTACGCAAAAGTATCAGCCTGAGTGGGATTTCCATCTTtctagggggtagggtggtttcGTAAATAGACGCAGGACCCACGCTGACCATGCaactaggtagcattctttttcccattattgAAATTGAGACCTGAAAGTTGGATACTGGTTGGAGTTATCACATCATTTTTCCATGTTACATTGGCTGTGTAATTTTTGTAATTCAACCTACAGAACAACCAACGTTCATGGTTTACGTTCATGTTATAGAATGACTGAGGTTCTAATTTTAACTTTGAAGTAGCATCAAATAAGTTTGCTTAAATGTGCCTCCCTCTTTTGTCAGATTCCAAAAGGgatttccttatttattttaaattgaactcaggcagtgtagggaaccctctcccatactTTTGTATTCAACTAGAAGATAATAAATATGAATAGGAACCTATACAAGGTAGGTTACACTAGGTAAGAGACATATAAGGTAACTGAAAGCTATACAAGGTAACTGaaagattacataatatttATAGAATATACAACTAACACTCCGTTTCAAACTCAAAATGGTGAATTAGACAACATTTGAAGTTTGGATAGAAGAAGCCGAGGGCAAACAGAAGTGTGAGCTTTTGGTAAAAAGATCTGTCAATTGATACTCCAAAGAGATGTGGGGCAAGAATTTTTTCTAACAAAAGTGATGATGAACAAAATGACAATAAACTTCAATATGCCTTTTCCTTTCATGAAAAAATTCATTGTTACTtattgggaaaatatcatccccctcccctctaagtttgcctaatatcaatccagtacccaagctttgaaaaatatctaccccctcccctactttataaagattatatcaaccgtatCCTAAGTATGTAACGGTGTTAAAAAAACCTGTgtaaagacaaaattaccctttttaataGCTATTGAAAGCATATGTCTTTCCCCTTGCTAatgaaaagactatattacccttttacttctacccaaaaaaaaaaaaatttcttttcctttctccgGATTGTTGAATGATCGAACTCCAATCCATTcgatcttttttttgtttttcttttgtttatggtTGGTGACTACAACTAGGAGGTTAATTAATCTGGTTTTCGTCTCTTTAATTACATCCTTTCCCTCAAATCGTTTTGTAAGATTTGGATTCctggttttgtttctcttcttttgtttggcCTTCCAATCTACTGGGCGCGATGGATCTGTCAAATTTCAAGAGgaagtgagagaaagaaggagagattCTTCTGAAAAAGTCGgaggtttgaactttgaaggtgCTACAACTGCCTAGTGTTGCTAGTTGAAATCCAGTGTGCTTGGCTCGGGTGACGAAGTTGTGTATTAGTTAATATaagtttgtaatttttttccgTTTGAAAATCTAGAAATCTGAATAATAGATTGGATTAGAAAAATGGAAGGCATATGGGTTTGGGATGGAATCAACGTGGGCTGAGGAAGGTTGAGGTTCCAACTTCCCAACTAAGATCTAGAATAAGTGGAGGTgtagaaactagaaagagacGCCCTCTTTGAAGTTtggttttttgtcttttattttccgAGTGCGGTGGTTGTGGAATGGAAGAGATGAGGGTGAAACAGGTGACAATGGCGTCGAGGCCCGCATACACGATGCTTTTCACACATTCTCCCCTCCAtggctcttttggttttggttggGTTTCGTTCCAAGATAAACGGAAACCCAGATCCGGATCTTCCAAAAAGAAACCCAGAAGGAAAAACTTGtgaacggagaagaagaagaagaagtcagaGAAACCTGAAGCACTCCCTGCAACGAAGAAGAAACCTatgaacaaagaagaaaatgggatttgattttgaaggaaaaacgataataaaaaaatttttaaaaagaggggattttaggattttaggattggaggggtaaaattagaattaaaataacttaaggataatttggggttttagataaaTTAGACCTGTCCACATCATCAGGTAATGGTCATTTTTAACGGTTAGGatacggttgatataatctttataaagtaggggagggggtagatatttttcaaaacttaggtattggattgatattaggcaaacttagaggggagggggatgatattttcccttacTTATTTGAATGGTAATTTTATTATTACAAATGAATGGAGTTGAGGTAGCCAAAGAGACACCCATTTCATGAAAGAGCCAACGAACCAAAATAATCTCAGATATAGTAAGCGCACGATATTCAGCTTCACTACTAGCTAGTCAGCATCAAAATATGTCCAAAGTACAAGAGATGAAGAGGCAGGAAAAATAATCCTTTAAATATATATCCTTCAAATCTCAAAGTTGTGAAACACACTGCATAATGCACCAACTGATGAGCAATTATAAACAACATAAGCAATATCAAGTAGAGTGACTGTGAGATAAACTAAATTCCTCGCCAATGGAGTTTGCCAACAGCAGATCTAATGGGCCAAATTTGGTGACCAGTAAACCTCAAGGTCTCTTACCTACATAATAAGTTTTGCCTTAATTGAGTTTGCCAAGTGGTAAAATAAATATAAGGATTACATGAAGGTGCATGGACATCCAAGAAATGTATCGAATTTGCAACATAATCTTCTTTGTGAAGgtttttacaaaaaataaaatcttctttGTGAAGTTAAAAGTTTTTGGAAGTCTCTCAAACAAAACCAAATGGGTTGAACCAATCCACATTCGGAAGTGACAATGCCATGGAAAAGATCTGATACATATATGAGATAAGTTTGAATCGGCCAGAACCCTAGAAATCAGAAttaggaagaggaagaagaaattatttccataaattaagttgtgatttttggagTCTTCTTAAAAAGACTTGACAGATCTTGCTACAAGCTAGAGATAAGTTTCAGTGATTTTTCTGCCATTTCACTGGCTAAAAGAAAGAAGTAATGACAATATGAAAGAAGATACGAAAGCATTCATGGCCAATTTCAAAAAGATCATAAGAATTGTCGTTGATCAGAATCGCGTCAGCTAATtcctccaatttttgaaaccACGGATACGTCAGCCCTCCACTAGTTtgatggccaaaaaaataagagggaaATAATTATTGGAAGAGAGTTCTCTGATCAAGCGGCACAGAAAAACGCATTAATGAGACATAATAAAAGAGTATCATACATGAGAAGGCTGAGAgatcattatttttttggaggggagagagagagagataaacacaaaaATGTTTGTATATCCTAATCCAACCGTTCAAACTCAACCAAAACCTGATTTAATACATGGCAAATCATCCTCATACTTCCGACCGCAAAGTATGAGCTCTTCAAGCAAGAACTGGCCTTCCACTGGCCATAAATGTAGAgcagggtttcaagaatcaaGACAGGATGGGTTGGATCAGCCAATCCGGATTGGAATTGACTGAAACCGATCCCAATTTTTGTCCAATTCGGTTCATCCAATCCTTGCACGGTAGCTAGGGTTAAGGCATATATTGTCTGATTCTAGCTGATTTTTTCACCCATTTCATCCGAATCGAAGGGGACCAATTCTAATCCTGACTCCTGGTTTTTAATTCATCATGTAGATGTGAGTCTGGATCCTCTATTTTTGCTTGCTTTTATTTTTGTGGGCATGTAAAGATCGCCTTATCCTTGCTCGAACACCTTGCCAGGTCATTACATTTCATGTACGTCTTTGTCGGTAGGAAGAAAAAATCTCCAATAGTTATCTGTAAAGGCTTTCCCCATCACTCATtcaaaactaaacaaaaccTTATCTATATAAGCTCACTtttaatcccaaaaaaaaaaaaaaaaaaaaaaaaaaaaaaaaaaacttatccaGTGAGAAATATCTTTTGCAACCATTTATCTCGAAACTCATCAACCAAATCAATAAATTGGACCTCACAGCCACAACCTGCACAGACTCATATAGGCTTCCACTGTTAACTCACAGTATATATCCAAAAATGCTGACAGCTTTGTGCATTACACCCTCTGTTCCAACCCTAATACCCACCAAAATCTCGGTGGCTACACTACCgagatcttctccaaagctacTACAGAGTTCACTTGTCTCTCGATGCCCATCGATCAAAGCTGCTTCTTCCGTGGCCAACGATACCTCTGCGGTTATTGATTACAGTTCCATGGTTTCGTGAGTCAGCTTTTTTTCATTCCTTTAATTTCGtcatctttttttctcttttttacttACCCAGTGGATCATGAAAGTTGAGAATTGAGACAAGAGAGGCAAGAGAGATAAGAGAGACTGGAGACTCATCTTTGTTTGCATTGTTGTTTCCTGTAGTGTCTTCCCTGCAGAAGCCTGTGAAACAATAGGCGGAGAGGCTTGCGCAGCAGAAATGTATCCAGAAGTTAAGATCAAAACAGAGGACGGAAATGATACTGTAGCGAAGACTGTTCCAGAGATGGTCGACAGAGAGTATTTCGAGTACAATGATCCCAAGACGTAAGCTCTTCAGAAAACAACAACCTCTGTAATTAATAGTTTCTATAATGattttccccccaaaaaaaaaaaaaattggaagaaaaagatgCTTAATTGGATCATTGATTAGAAGGTACAGAGAAGAAACAATGGTTTCAAAAACTACATaattatttgattattttgtTGATGAATGTTTCAGGGTGTTTCCAGGAGAAGCTTGTGACGATCTTGGAGGAGAATTTTGTGAAGCTGATTACCAGAAGGGAGTCTACTAGTTCACCGGAGAAAGAAAGCCCTATCTTGTAATACAAATCTTTGAAGCCTTCTCCTACCAAATACGACTGACATTTCCCTCCCTCCAAAATCCCCTTGT encodes:
- the LOC122671776 gene encoding light-regulated protein, chloroplastic — translated: MLTALCITPSVPTLIPTKISVATLPRSSPKLLQSSLVSRCPSIKAASSVANDTSAVIDYSSMVSVFPAEACETIGGEACAAEMYPEVKIKTEDGNDTVAKTVPEMVDREYFEYNDPKTVFPGEACDDLGGEFCEADYQKGVY